A portion of the Mycolicibacterium gilvum genome contains these proteins:
- a CDS encoding 3,4-dioxygenase subunit beta — MSFSQQGKQRENNLTRRRRVAHQGRTLPRPTEDIDEQGLMFDVDTLLNRRRMLHVLGWGAAAAGLAACATAKNDASSTPASSSTGASTTLTEIPDETAGPYPGDGSNGPDVLEQSGIVRSDIRSSFGDATSVAEGVPMTLELTITDITNGGRPFAGAAVYVWHCDRSGGYSLYSEGIEDQNYLRGVQIADNTGKVSYTSIFPACYLGRWPHIHFEVYRDQESITDPANAIATSQVALPKEVADVVYAQTGYEQSVTNLAQVTLDSDNVFGDDNGATQLATVSGNINSGYLVTLAVGIDTDTAPTGGQLTGDGAPPGAPPAGPPGGPGGPPPNGLPPS; from the coding sequence ATGAGTTTCAGCCAGCAAGGTAAGCAGAGGGAAAACAATCTGACCCGCCGTAGGCGGGTCGCGCATCAAGGCCGGACGCTACCCAGACCCACCGAGGACATCGATGAGCAGGGACTGATGTTCGACGTCGACACACTACTGAACCGACGCAGAATGCTTCATGTCCTTGGTTGGGGAGCGGCCGCCGCAGGGCTCGCTGCGTGTGCAACCGCGAAGAATGATGCATCGTCGACGCCGGCATCCTCCTCGACCGGCGCATCGACCACGCTGACCGAAATTCCCGACGAAACGGCCGGCCCGTACCCGGGTGACGGCTCAAACGGCCCGGATGTGCTCGAACAAAGCGGCATCGTCCGCAGTGATATCCGGTCAAGCTTCGGCGATGCCACCAGCGTTGCCGAAGGGGTCCCGATGACGCTGGAACTGACGATCACCGATATCACCAACGGCGGCCGCCCGTTCGCGGGCGCAGCCGTCTACGTCTGGCACTGCGACCGCAGCGGTGGTTACTCCCTGTACTCCGAGGGCATCGAAGACCAGAACTACCTACGCGGCGTCCAGATCGCCGACAACACCGGAAAAGTGTCATACACCAGCATCTTCCCCGCCTGCTATCTAGGACGGTGGCCGCACATCCACTTCGAGGTCTACCGTGACCAGGAAAGCATCACCGACCCCGCCAACGCAATCGCCACATCTCAAGTGGCACTTCCGAAAGAGGTCGCCGATGTCGTCTACGCACAGACTGGATACGAACAATCAGTTACCAACCTCGCCCAAGTAACCCTTGACAGCGACAACGTCTTCGGAGACGACAACGGCGCCACCCAACTCGCCACCGTCAGCGGCAACATCAACAGCGGCTATCTCGTCACCTTGGCCGTAGGCATCGACACTGATACCGCTCCCACCGGCGGGCAACTCACCGGCGACGGCGCACCGCCCGGAGCCCCACCCGCAGGTCCACCTGGCGGCCCCGGAGGACCGCCCCCGAACGGACTACCCCCGTCATAG
- a CDS encoding helix-turn-helix domain-containing protein yields MTTDNASLGPTLRELREFSGKTLKAVAEPSGISTAYLQKLERGEVKSPSPKVLHGLAETLGADYLELMRRAGYVVPGGTPHGNTLAHALSSEGLTAEEAEALTTYLQLLRHKQRQRNA; encoded by the coding sequence ATGACCACCGACAACGCTTCCCTCGGCCCCACCCTGCGCGAACTTCGAGAGTTCTCGGGAAAGACGTTGAAAGCCGTTGCCGAGCCGTCCGGAATCAGTACCGCCTACCTGCAAAAACTCGAACGCGGCGAGGTCAAGAGCCCATCGCCGAAGGTGCTACACGGTCTTGCCGAAACGCTGGGCGCGGACTACCTCGAACTGATGCGTCGCGCCGGATACGTCGTGCCAGGTGGCACGCCGCACGGCAACACCCTGGCCCACGCGCTGAGTTCCGAGGGCCTCACCGCGGAGGAGGCGGAGGCCCTCACCACGTACCTCCAGCTCTTACGGCACAAGCAGCGGCAGCGAAATGCTTGA
- a CDS encoding recombinase family protein: protein MTTILGYARVSTLGQDLDAQLAALAAQGVESGHVFTDKLSGAVNVGRPGLAALLHYAREGDTVVVTAIDRLGRSVAEVTRTIADLGERRILLRALREGVDTGTPTGRAVAAIMATLAELELELGRERRAASRESRRARQLPATKPAKLTAERQKQLRRLAATGEPVPELAKAFGISRATAYRYLSQLEV from the coding sequence GTGACAACGATCCTTGGGTATGCGCGGGTGAGCACTCTTGGTCAGGACCTCGATGCACAGCTCGCGGCGCTGGCCGCGCAGGGTGTTGAATCCGGCCACGTGTTCACCGACAAGCTGTCCGGTGCGGTGAACGTCGGGCGGCCGGGCTTAGCGGCGCTGCTGCACTACGCGCGCGAAGGTGACACGGTGGTGGTCACGGCCATCGATCGGTTGGGCCGATCGGTCGCCGAAGTCACCCGCACCATTGCGGATCTGGGTGAGCGTCGAATTCTGTTGCGCGCCTTACGCGAAGGGGTGGACACCGGCACGCCCACCGGTCGGGCAGTGGCCGCCATCATGGCGACATTGGCTGAACTCGAACTCGAACTCGGCCGTGAGCGTCGGGCCGCCTCACGTGAGTCTCGGCGTGCCCGTCAACTGCCGGCCACGAAGCCGGCGAAACTGACCGCGGAGCGCCAGAAGCAGCTGCGTCGGCTGGCGGCGACCGGTGAGCCCGTTCCCGAGCTTGCGAAGGCGTTCGGCATTAGTCGCGCCACGGCCTACCGGTATCTCTCGCAGCTGGAGGTCTAG